CGGCGGTCTCGACCAGGAACGGTTCTCCCGCACGGCCCAGCTCCTCGACCCGGCCCAGCACCGCCTCGACGTACGGCCATCCCTGTCCCTGTTCCAGGGCTTCCTCGGCGGCCTGGGCGGCGGCGAAGGCGTGCTTGTGCTTCTCCAGCGGGAAGTGCCGCAGCCGTACGTCCAGCCGGTCCCCGTACCGCTCGCGCAGGGCGCGCAGGTCGTCGAGCGCACCTCGGCAGTCCGGGCACTGGAGCTCGCACCAGACGTCGAGGACGACGGCGGGACGGGGGGCCGCCGTACCGGGCGCGGGCGCGGGTGCGGAGTCCGGCGCCGGGGCGGCGGAGGAGGTCGGGGACGAGTCGCTCATGGCACCAGTCTCCCAGTCCGGGCCCGGCCGCCCCAATCCGGACCACCGGCCGACCGGACGGACCGGGAGCCCGCGTCCGGAACATCGACCGGGTGGGCGTGGAGCCCGCGTCCGGACCGGGGTCATGGGCCCGGTCCGGACGGTCCTTGCGGCACGGTCCGTACGGCACCTGCGGAGGAGCGGACCCGGAGATGTCCCTGATGTCCGGCCGGAGCATGGCCCGCGAGCGGTGCGCAGGTGCAGGATGGAAGGGACGAAGCGCGGGCCCGTCGGACCCGGTGCCGCGTCGATGTGACATCTGTCCGAGTGAGTCGACGCCTGGAGGACCGGATGATTGCCGAGACGGTCTGTTCCGCCGTGGCCGCGGCAGGCCTGGGCCTCGCGGTGGTCACGGCCTACCGCAAGCGTTTCCTGGCGGCCGCCCGCATCGCCGCCTACGCCCTGGTGCCGCTGGGCCTCGTGATGACCGGCATCGTCGACTGGATCGCCGACACCGCCTTCAGTCCGACGGCGTGGGCGGGCTTCGTCGTGCTCGGCGGGGCCTGGGCACTGTTCGCCACCACCCGCGCCGTGGAGCGCCGCCGTGGTGGCACCCGCAAGGAGCGCAGGGCGGCGGCCCGAGCCGCGCAGGCCGGGGCAGTGGCCCCCGCCGCGTCCGCGCCCTCCCTGGGCCAGGCCTCTCGTCCGGCGGCCCGTCCCGCGCCCGCACCCCGGGCGACCGGCGCTTCCGACGACTTCAGCGACATCGAGGCCATCCTGAAGAAGCACGGTATATGAAACGCGCTGCTCGAAGCCCCGGGGCCCGACACACGGCTCTGGGAAGGGGCGCACGCGCGGGGGCCGAGCCGGCAGCGGCCGGCGCGCGCCTTCACCACGACAGTGATCGCCGAGCCCTGATCGCCGACCCGCCCCCGTGACCGGCGGTTGAAACGACACAGTCGGCCTGTCCGTGCGCGGAAGTGATCACCGCCTGAAAGCGGTGTCACGGATTCCGGCGAACTCCCGCTCAAACCGCGCGGGTGATCGCGTCGGAGGCGTCCGCTGCGTCATCATCACCCGCGAGATGCTGGACACGACACAGAGCGACGCCGCGCCGCCGCAGGACGAGCCGCGCGGGTGCCTCTTCGCCCTTTCCCAGCCACCGCTGATGATCTTTCTTGCGGTGATCGGGTGTCTGCTGCTCATGGCTTCGCTGCATGATCTGCTGCTGCTCTGAGCCGTACCCGCGGTCCCCGGCGCCACCCGCCGGGGCCGCGTCGGCATCGAGGATCGTTCTGTCCGGAACCCGGAACCCGGAACCCGGAACCCGGAACCCGGAACCCGGAACCCGGAACCCGGAACCCGGAACCCGGAACCCGGAACCTGTTCTGCTCGGCGCGGCCGGACTCAGCCCGCCGCCTCCTTGCGGCGCGCCCGGTAGGCGGCCACATGAAGGCGGTTGCCGCAGGTGCGGCTGTCGCAGTACCGGCGGGACCGGTTGCGGGAGAGGTCGACGAAGGCGCGCCGGCAGTCCGGGGCCTCGCAGCGCCGAAGCCGCTCCTGCTCCCCGGCCACCACGAAGAACGCCAGCGCCATGCCGCAGTCGGCCGCGAGATGGTCGGCGACCGAGGCGCCGGGCGCGAAATAGTGCACGTGCCAGTCGTAGCCGTCGTGATCCGTGAGGCGTGGCGTGGTGCCCGCGGCTGCGACGAGCTCGTTGATCGCCGCGGCGGCGGTCCGCGGCTCCGGGGCGGCGAAGATGCCGGCGAACCGGCCACGGACCCTGCGCACCGCGGACAGATCGAACTCGGACAGCACACCGACATCGCTGATCTCGTGCTTTCGTACGAAATCAGCGAGAGCGGCGACATCCGGTAGCGCGTCCGGAGTCAGGTCGTCCTCCGGTGCGGTGTTCACCAGTTCCACGACGGCATCGAGCGCGCACCGGGTGTCGTGGGTGATCAGCACATTTCGCTCCCTGGCCTGGGGGTCGGGCGGGCGCCCGCCGATGCTGGCCGATGGTAGCCGCACCGGGCCGCCGGGTGAGGGCCGCTCGCGGACCGGATTGCCCGGGCGCCGGACGCCGGGGGCCCGGGGAGACCTGCCCGCACCTGCGCGCACGGACCGCACGCACGCCGACGCCGCCCCACGGCAGCCCGTGGCGCGGCGTCGGCGCATGCCCTATTCGGTTGTCCTGGCCCGAGCCGTCTCCCCGAGTGGACGGCGCCGGGCAGCTCGGTGTGAGCCTCGCCCTAGCTCTCCGCCAGGATGTGCGAGAGCTCCTGATCGAGATCGAAGTGCCGGTGTTCCGTGCCCGGGGGCACGGCCGCGTCCGTCCGCTTCAGGAAGGACTCCAGGGCCCGCGCAGGGGCCTCGAGCAGGGCTTCGCCCTCGGGAGAGCTCAGGGCGATGCAGACGACGCCCTGACCGTGACTGCGCGACGGCCAGACACGGACGTCGCCGGTGCCCGTGGGCCGGTGCAGGCCCTCGGCGAGCAGGTCGCGGGCGAACACCCACTCGACGGTCTCCTCGGCACCGGTGTGGAAGGTGGCGTGCACGGCGTAGGGGTCGGCCGTGTCGTACCGCAGGCCTGCGGGGACAGGCAGGGATGACTCGCTCGACACAACGAGGCGCAGGTGCAGCTCGCAGCTGACCGTGGTGTTCATAAGCGCCAGGGCCTTTCGCTCAGTGTGCGCTCGGGGATTCGCACGTCGGCGAAATCGACATGCCACCTACGGTGGCGTTGTAAACCCCTCTGAGTGTTTTGCGTGCGTTTACGTAACTCTTCCGGCCGACACCGTGTACGCCCCGTACCACCATTCCGGTGACCGGATTCTCTCGGGTAGGGTCAGGCTGTATGAACACGGGGAGTGACGAGCCGGGCGAGGCGGTCATGGCGGCGGACAGGTCGGAAACGGGCGAGGACGGGGACGGCCATCCCGGGCAGGGACTCGGCTCAAGGGCGCCCGAATTCGTCAAGGCGCGCCGCATGCTGCACCTGAGCTGGCAGGTCGGGGTCTTCGTGATCGGCCTCGCCGTCGTGGTCGCCGGCATCATCATGCTGCCGCTGCCCGGTCCCGGCTGGGTCGTCATCTTCGGCGGCATGGCGATCTGGGCGACCGAGTTCGTCTGGGCGCAGCTGGCGCTCCGCTGGACCAAACGCAAGGTCACCGAGGCGGCCCAGCGGGCGCTGGACCCGAAGGTCCGCCGCCGCAACATCACTCTGACCGTGATCGGCCTCGTGATCATCTCCGCACTCGTGGGTGTCTACGTGTGGAAGTTCGGCTTCGAGATGCCCTGGAAGATCAAGGATCAGTGATCCGCCGCTGCGGTGCGGGGGAGGGCCGGCCGTGGTCACGGCCGCACCCTGACATGGGGTAATGTTCTTCCTGCGTCCGGGCGATTAGCTCAGTGGGAGAGCGCTTCGTTCACACCGAAGAGGTCACTGGTTCGAACCCAGTATCGCCCACCCGGAACGTCGGCCCGTCTGCGAGAACGCAGACGGGCCGACGTCGTTCACGCGGCAGTCGCCCCCCGGCGTCAAGAACACTTCGCCCCCGGCTCTGCTCCCGGCCCGGGTTCCCGACTCCCGACCCGGCTCCCGACTGCCGACCCAGGTTCCCGACCCCGGCTCCCGACTGTCGTCAGTCCGGCTTTCCACGTGCCCGGTCGTCCGTATCCACCGACCCGCTGTGTCCTGCCGAACGCAGTCCCACCATGCTCCCCTTCCTCGGACAACTCTTACTCCGCCAGGCAGATTCCACTCTCCGGCTCGCGTTCCTGACGACCGATCACCGGTTCGGCAGTTCGAACGCGCCTCCCTCACCTGCGAGTTCGTCCAAGAGATGCGCAGAAGCGGTCCTCGCGGCCGCGGTTCGCCGCCGGGCTCGCACGCAAGAAATTCCTGTCCGAATCATTGACGCTCTCTCAACCCCCTCGTACCTTGTGCCAGCAAGCGCTTTCTTGAAACGATTCATGCAAGCGGCAACGACGCTGCGGGGAGGGCCCGACTGTGGGAACCAGCAGGAATGTTGAGAGGCGAACGATCCTGAAGGCCGCGGGGGCGACGGCGGCCGCACTGGGCCTGGCCGCGACCACCGGGTGCGGGGGAGACAGCGGCACCTCGGCGGACGGAACGGTGACGATCCGTTACGCCTGGTGGGGTTCCGAGGACCGTGCGGGGCGTATCAACAAGACCATCGCGCTCTTCGAGAAGAAGTATCCGAAGATCAAGGTGAAAACGGACTTTCAGCCCTATGGCGACTTCTGGAAGAAGTTCAACACTCAGGCCTCCGGCGGGAATCCGCCGGACGTCTTCCAGAACGCGATTGGATTCCTGCGGAAATACGACGCGAAGAACGTGCTGCTCGATCTCGGCGCGCAGGTCAAGGCGGGCAACCTCTCCATGGACGGCTTCCGGGCCGGGCTGGACAAATTCGGCGAGGTCGACGGCAAGCTCCTCGGAGTCCCGGTCGGTTCCAACTCGATGGCCCTGGTGATCGACAAGCCCGTCTACACCAAGGCAGGTGTCAAGCCCGTCCACGGCTGGACCTGGGACGATTTCGACGCGGCGATGAAGAAGATCCGCGACAAGGCGGGGCGTGCCGGCGACAGCGGCATGTACGGCGTGATGTACCTGTACGACCTCTATCTGCGCCAGAACGGCAAGGCGTTCTTCTCCCAGGACGGACTCGGTTTCACCGAGGCGGATCTGACGGACTGGTGGACCAAGGCCAAGAAGGGCGTCGAGGAGGGCCTCTACGCCGATCCCAAGAAGGTCGCCCAGATCAAGCCGAAGTCGGCGGTCTCCGGGGAACTCGCCGGCAGTGAGTTCACCTGGGACAACTTCACCGTCCGCTACACCTCGGAGGGCAAGAGCGAGTACGGTCTCGCGCCCATTCCGACGACGGACGGCAAGAAGACCGGTCAGTACCTCGGATCCCTGATGCTCAGCGCCTCCAAGCGGACACAACACCCCAAGGAGGTCGCCCAGTTCATCGACTTCATGGTGCATGATCCCGAGGTCGCCAAGATCATGGGCTACGACCGCGGTGTGCCCGCGACGCAGGCCCAGTTCGACGCGTTCAAGCCGACCGACGAGGTCAACAAGGCGATCGCCGCCTACGAGACGTCCCTCGTCTCCTCGGGCGTCCTGGAGCCCATCACCCCGCACCCGAACGGTGCCGACATCTGTGAGTCGGCCTTCCTGCGCATCGCCGAGGAGCTCGCCCTGGGCACGCGCTCGGTGAGCGAGGCCGTCAAGCAGTTCTTCACCGAGTCGAAGACGGCTCTCGGCAGCTGATGGGAACCACCGTGACACACGCCCCTGCGACGGAGGACCTGTTCAAGGACTCCGAGCCGCGGCACGGTCCGGTCGACACCCCGCGCCCCGCCGCCGTCAAGCGGCGGGGCCGCCGGGAGAACCTGGCCGGCTATCTCTTCATGTCCCCGTGGATCGCCGGATTCCTGCTGCTGACAGCGGGCCCGATGGTCGCCTCGCTCTACTTCGCGTTCACCGACTACAACCTGTTCGACGCGCCGAAGTGGATCGGGCTCGACAACTTCTCCGAGATGTTCGGCGACCCGCGCTGGCGCCACTCGGTGAAGGTGACGCTCTGGTACGTGGTCGTCGGCACGCCGCTCAAGCTGCTCCTGGCGCTCGCAGTGGCGCTGCTGCTCGCGCAGAAGCGGCGCGGCCAGGCCTTCTACCGGGCCGCCTTCTACGCGCCCTCGCTGATCGGGGCGAGCGTCTCCGTCGCGATCGTCTGGAAGGCGATCTTCTCGGACGACGCGATCGTCGACCGTACCCAGAAGGTCTTCGGGATCGATGTCGGCGGCTGGACCGGCGACCCCGAGATGATCATCTACAGCCTGGTGGCGCTCACCGTCTGGCAGTTCGGCGCTCCCATGGTCATCTTCCTCGCCGGGCTCAAGCAGGTGCCTCGTGAGCTGTACGAGGCCGCCGAG
This Streptomyces sp. NBC_00377 DNA region includes the following protein-coding sequences:
- a CDS encoding CGNR zinc finger domain-containing protein, translated to MLITHDTRCALDAVVELVNTAPEDDLTPDALPDVAALADFVRKHEISDVGVLSEFDLSAVRRVRGRFAGIFAAPEPRTAAAAINELVAAAGTTPRLTDHDGYDWHVHYFAPGASVADHLAADCGMALAFFVVAGEQERLRRCEAPDCRRAFVDLSRNRSRRYCDSRTCGNRLHVAAYRARRKEAAG
- a CDS encoding SsgA family sporulation/cell division regulator gives rise to the protein MNTTVSCELHLRLVVSSESSLPVPAGLRYDTADPYAVHATFHTGAEETVEWVFARDLLAEGLHRPTGTGDVRVWPSRSHGQGVVCIALSSPEGEALLEAPARALESFLKRTDAAVPPGTEHRHFDLDQELSHILAES
- a CDS encoding DsbA family protein, which gives rise to MSDSSPTSSAAPAPDSAPAPAPGTAAPRPAVVLDVWCELQCPDCRGALDDLRALRERYGDRLDVRLRHFPLEKHKHAFAAAQAAEEALEQGQGWPYVEAVLGRVEELGRAGEPFLVETAAELGLDAEEFDTALIDGRHILIVDADQAEGKAIGVTGTPTYVIGGERLDGGKSQEGLRERIEEIADRLLADQA
- a CDS encoding ABC transporter substrate-binding protein produces the protein MGTSRNVERRTILKAAGATAAALGLAATTGCGGDSGTSADGTVTIRYAWWGSEDRAGRINKTIALFEKKYPKIKVKTDFQPYGDFWKKFNTQASGGNPPDVFQNAIGFLRKYDAKNVLLDLGAQVKAGNLSMDGFRAGLDKFGEVDGKLLGVPVGSNSMALVIDKPVYTKAGVKPVHGWTWDDFDAAMKKIRDKAGRAGDSGMYGVMYLYDLYLRQNGKAFFSQDGLGFTEADLTDWWTKAKKGVEEGLYADPKKVAQIKPKSAVSGELAGSEFTWDNFTVRYTSEGKSEYGLAPIPTTDGKKTGQYLGSLMLSASKRTQHPKEVAQFIDFMVHDPEVAKIMGYDRGVPATQAQFDAFKPTDEVNKAIAAYETSLVSSGVLEPITPHPNGADICESAFLRIAEELALGTRSVSEAVKQFFTESKTALGS
- a CDS encoding TIGR02611 family protein; the encoded protein is MNTGSDEPGEAVMAADRSETGEDGDGHPGQGLGSRAPEFVKARRMLHLSWQVGVFVIGLAVVVAGIIMLPLPGPGWVVIFGGMAIWATEFVWAQLALRWTKRKVTEAAQRALDPKVRRRNITLTVIGLVIISALVGVYVWKFGFEMPWKIKDQ
- a CDS encoding carbohydrate ABC transporter permease; translated protein: MGTTVTHAPATEDLFKDSEPRHGPVDTPRPAAVKRRGRRENLAGYLFMSPWIAGFLLLTAGPMVASLYFAFTDYNLFDAPKWIGLDNFSEMFGDPRWRHSVKVTLWYVVVGTPLKLLLALAVALLLAQKRRGQAFYRAAFYAPSLIGASVSVAIVWKAIFSDDAIVDRTQKVFGIDVGGWTGDPEMIIYSLVALTVWQFGAPMVIFLAGLKQVPRELYEAAEVDGAGRLRRFWNITLPMISPVLFFNVLLETIHSFQIFSSAYIVGGGAGSNACGPADGSMVYTCYLYVQGFENSRMGLASAMAWMLLVAVALVTAVLFWSQKRWVHYEEGAR